A region from the Alnus glutinosa chromosome 5, dhAlnGlut1.1, whole genome shotgun sequence genome encodes:
- the LOC133868055 gene encoding uncharacterized protein LOC133868055 has product MENNLVKVSIHVESSNSTNLIFSLSLSLQLRSFSLDLIRATRFLSSSFYKIWESMGRGVSIGGGQSSLGYLFGSGEAPKPATTNAETAPNEVQAVNNAPASKPATASH; this is encoded by the exons atggaaaataatcTGGTAAAAGTAAGTATACACGTGGAAAGTTCAAATTCAACGAATCTGATTTTCTCTTTGTCGCTCTCTCTTCAGCTTCGGAGCTTCTCTTTAGATCTGATCCGAGCAACAAG GTTTTTGAGTTCTTCTTTCTATAAGATCTGGGAGAGCATGGGCCGAGGAGTTAGCATCGGTGGAGGACAGAGTTCATTGGGCTATCTGTTTGGGAGTGGAGAGGCTCCTAAACCAGCTACAACTAATGCTGAAACTGCTCCAAATGAAGTGCAGGCTGTGAATAATGCGCCTGCCTCCAAACCTGCTACTGCTTCTCATTGA
- the LOC133868051 gene encoding G-type lectin S-receptor-like serine/threonine-protein kinase At1g11330 → MLSKSASGHPKSEFSKTRSVEPMGLVRNTNLSALLVLLFCFCLKFCSATDTITAAKFITDPESVVSNGGDFKLGFFSPANSTDRYVGIWYAKISVPTVIWVANRNKPLKNSSGILTISEDGKLVVLDGQKKVLWSSSLTSSVVNSSAQLLDSGNLILQGNTTGTIIWESFQHPSDTYLPKMKLSTDVRTGKKVQLTSWKSPSDPSIGNFSAGIDVHNLPEILVWNDGSPYWRSGPWNTRTFIGMPNLNPVYLDGFDLVNNKEEGTFYFTSSISNDPLRKYFYVLNAQGNMLHKYSNNGEDWKVKRSILETECDVYGRCGAFGSCNPHNSLICSCLRGFEPKNTEEWNRGNWASGCVRRTPLQCERVNNNGSEGEKKDGFLKLTMMKVPYLADWSTTLEENCSTQCLENCSCIAYAYDSGIGCMTWTGSLIDLQKFSTDGADLYVRLAYSEFDKMKNVKVIVTITVIIGVISTGICTYLLWRWSSKQKDKHGDNVNQVKLQELPLFNLQELASATNNFHQSNKLGQGGFGPVYRGKMLDGQEIAVKRLSRASGQGQEEFMNEVVVISKLQHRNLVRLLGCCVEGEEKMLVYEYMPNKSLDAFVFDLVKPKLLDWRRRFIIIEGIGRGLLYLHRDSRLRIIHRDLKASNILLDEELNPKISDFGMARIFGSNEDQANTKRVVGTYGYMSPEYAMGGRFSEKSDVFSFGVLLLEIVSGRRNTSFCDDEQAMSLLGFAWKLWNAENIMALTDPMIREPCFEMEILRCIHVGLLCVQDFAKDRPTVSVVISMLKSETIDLPLPKQPAFTERQISPDAGSLNNVTVTIVQGR, encoded by the exons ATGCTTTCAAAATCGGCATCCGGCCATCCAAAATCTGAATTCTCAAAAACCAGAAGCGTTGAACCAATGGGACTTGTTCGAAATACCAACTTGTCAGCTCTTCTTGTCTTGCTATTCTGCTTTTGTTTAAAGTTTTGCTCTGCCACAGACACCATCACAGCCGCTAAGTTCATCACCGACCCTGAAAGCGTAGTCTCTAACGGCGGTGATTTCAAACTGGGATTTTTCAGCCCTGCAAATTCAACCGATCGCTATGTTGGGATATGGTATGCTAAAATTTCTGTGCCCACTGTCATATGGGTTGCTAACAGAAACAAGCCCCTCAAGAATTCCTCTGGAATTCTAACCATATCCGAAGATGGCAAGCTGGTGGTATTAGATGGGCAAAAGAAGGTTCTTTGGTCATCAAGTTTAACAAGTTCAGTTGTCAATTCGAGTGCCCAGCTTTTAGATTCTGGAAACCTTATCTTGCAAGGAAACACTACAGGAACAATCATATGGGAGAGTTTCCAACATCCTTCTGATACATACTTGCCAAAGATGAAATTGAGTACTGATGTTAGAACGGGTAAGAAAGTGCAGCTGACATCATGGAAAAGTCCTTCTGATCCATCCATTGGAAACTTCTCTGCCGGTATTGATGTTCATAATCTTCCCGAAATTTTGGTTTGGAATGACGGTAGCCCATATTGGCGGAGTGGTCCATGGAACACCCGGACCTTTATTGGAATGCCGAACTTGAATCCTGTATATCTTGATGGTTTTGATCttgtaaataataaagaagaaggAACATTCTATTTCACTTCTTCCATTTCGAACGACCCTCTCCGAAAGTATTTTTATGTCTTAAACGCGCAAGGAAATATGCTGCATAAATATTCCAACAATGGGGAGGATTGGAAGGTCAAGCGGTCAATTTTGGAGACTGAGTGCGATGTTTATGGCAGGTGTGGGGCATTTGGAAGCTGTAATCCACATAATTCACTAATTTGCAGCTGTTTACGGGGATTTGAGCCAAAGAATACAGAAGAATGGAACAGAGGAAATTGGGCTAGTGGATGTGTGAGGAGGACACCCTTGCAGTGTGAGAGGGTGAACAATAATGGCagtgaaggggaaaaaaaagatggaTTTTTGAAACTGACGATGATGAAAGTCCCGTACTTGGCAGATTGGTCAACTACTTTGGAAGAAAATTGTAGTACCCAATGCTTGGAGAATTGTTCTTGTATAGCTTACGCATATGATTCTGGCATTGGCTGTATGACATGGACAGGAAGCTTAATTGACTTACAGAAATTCTCGACCGATGGAGCTGATCTTTATGTTCGTTTGGCCTATTCAGAATTTG acaaaatgaaaaatgtgaaaGTAATCGTTACAATCACAGTGATCATAGGAGTAATATCCACTGGCATCTGCACTTACTTATTGTGGCGttggagttcaaaacaaaaag ACAAGCACGGAGACAACGTGAACCAAGTTAAACTCCAAGAGCTACCATTATTCAATCTTCAGGAGCTGGCTAGTGCAACAAACAATTTCCATCAATCAAATAAGCTTGGGCAGGGTGGATTTGGTCCCGTATACAGG gGGAAAATGTTAGATGGACAAGAAATTGCAGTAAAAAGACTTTCAAGAGCCTCTGGACAAGGGCAAGAAGAGTTTATGAATGAGGTGGTGGTGATCTCTAAACTCCAACATCGGAATTTGGTTAGACTCCTTGGCTGCTGTGTTGAAGGGGAAGAAAAGATGTTGGTCTATGAATACATGCCAAACAAAAGTTTGGACGCATTTGTATTTG aTTTAGTCAAACCAAAACTATTAGATTGGAGAAGACGATTCATCATTATCGAAGGAATTGGTCGAGGTCTGTTGTACCTTCATAGAGATTCCAGGTTAAGGATTATTCATAGAGATCTAAAGGCGAGTAACATTTTGTTGGATGAAGAGctaaatccaaaaatatcagattttggcatggctAGGATTTTTGGGAGCAATGAAGATCAAGCCAATACTAAAAGGGTTGTTGGAACATA CGGCTACATGTCCCCTGAATATGCAATGGGAGGAcgattttcagaaaaatcggatGTCTTTAGCTTTGGAGTGTTGTTACTAGAGATAGTTAGTGGAAGAAGAAACACCAGCTTTTGTGATGACGAGCAGGCCATGAGCCTTCTAGGATTT GCATGGAAACTGTGGAATGCAGAAAACATAATGGCATTAACAGACCCGATGATACGAGAACCATGCTTTGAAATGGAAATTTTGAGATGCATACATGTTGGGCTGTTGTGTGTGCAAGATTTTGCTAAAGATAGGCCAACTGTATCTGTTGTTATTTCCATGCTTAAAAGTGAGACTATTGATCTGCCTCTTCCAAAGCAACCTGCATTCACCGAAAGGCAAATTTCCCCAGATGCTGGCTCCCTTAACAATGTTACTGTTACAATAGTTCAGGGCCGATAG
- the LOC133868054 gene encoding putative methylesterase 11, chloroplastic, translated as MSLGIIFCLWQIKNEFWLILCFPCVGAWCWYKTMTLLEESGYRVDAVDLTGSGVHSFDTNSIATLAQYVKPLTDILEKLGDGEKVILVGHDFGGACISYVMELFPSKISKAIFIAAAMLSSGQSTLHVFSQQAGSNDLMQQAQTFLYGNGKDQPPTAIELDKALVKDFLFNQSPAKDVSLALVSMWSIPFAPVMEKLSLSEVNFGSVRRFYIVTQEDCAISVSLQEKMVHTNPPEAVFWLKGFDHAPFFSRPQSLHKILVDISQIPPSMPE; from the exons ATGAGTCTTGGAATTATATTCTGTTTATGGCAAATTAAGAATGAGTTTTGGTTGATCCTCTGCTTTCCCTGCGTTGGTGCCTGGTGTTGGTATAAAACTATGACACTTTTGGAAGAAAGCGGATACAGAGTTGATGCAGTTGACTTAACGGGCTCTGGAGTTCATTCATTTGATACAAACAGCATTGCCACTCTTGCACAATACGTAAAGCCACTTACTGATATCCTAGAGAAACTAGGAGATGGGGAAAAG GTGATCTTGGTGGGACATGATTTCGGTGGTGCTTGTATTTCATATGTAATGGAGTTGTTTCCCTCCAAAATCTCAAAAGCGATTTTTATAGCTGCAGCAATGTTGAGTAGTGGGCAGAGTACCCTTCATGTGTTTTCCCAACAG GCGGGCTCAAATGATCTGATGCAACAAGCTCAAACATTTTTGTATGGAAACGGGAAAGATCAACCTCCAACTGCTATTGAGCTTGACAAAGCATTGGTGAAAGACTTCTTGTTCAATCAAAGTCCTGCTAAG GATGTTTCATTGGCATTAGTTTCAATGTGGTCAATTCCTTTTGCACCAGTTATGGAGAAGCTCTCACTTTCTGAAGTGAACTTTGGCTCTGTTCGGAGATTCTATATAGTTACTCAAGAAGATTGTGCCATATCCGTTTCTCTACAGGAGAAGATGGTACACACAAATCCCCCAGAAGCAGTGTTTTGGCTAAAAGGTTTTGATCATGCACCTTTCTTCTCAAGGCCTCAGTCCCTGCACAAAATACTAGTAGATATATCACAAATTCCACCAAGCATGCCTGAATAG